A region of Pyxidicoccus parkwaysis DNA encodes the following proteins:
- a CDS encoding serine/threonine-protein kinase codes for MPPKVIGPYRVLETLGSGGAGTVYRALDRRTNDEVALKLLSAGPALDARAARRLAREFDTLAELSHPNVVKVFESGVHQGWPYLAMELIEGLTLRHYLDMSGEDLLSTPNGLTPRSPLPVRRTADDDFGPGSDDSVSASQESGEAVFGLEAFADEAPSEDLASFAGGGMTGGMSAAGYDSDDSYEGLAPPPPAPRRPASEDHGRVLRVDELNRPERMGRLKDAMLQVCEALAYIHGHGLVHRDLKPSNIMVDEDRQVRLMDFGLAKFLADDVAITEAGKMVGTYRYMAPEQILGEPLDGRSDLYSLGVILYELMSGRPPFDAKTPHELWRQVLETEPPPVLALNLHGDPQLARVAHRLIRKEPDDRFQTAEEVYEALSE; via the coding sequence ATGCCCCCGAAGGTCATCGGTCCCTACCGCGTCCTGGAGACGCTCGGCAGTGGCGGGGCCGGGACTGTCTACCGAGCCCTGGACCGCCGCACCAACGACGAGGTCGCGCTGAAGCTGCTCTCAGCCGGCCCCGCGCTGGACGCTCGTGCCGCGCGCAGGCTCGCCCGCGAGTTCGACACGCTCGCGGAGCTGTCCCATCCGAACGTGGTCAAGGTCTTCGAGTCCGGCGTGCATCAGGGCTGGCCGTACCTCGCCATGGAGCTCATCGAGGGGCTCACGCTGCGCCACTACCTCGACATGAGCGGCGAGGACCTGCTCTCCACGCCCAACGGCCTCACGCCGCGCAGCCCGCTCCCCGTGCGGCGCACCGCGGACGACGACTTCGGCCCCGGCAGCGACGACAGCGTCTCCGCGTCCCAGGAGAGTGGCGAGGCCGTCTTCGGCCTCGAGGCCTTCGCCGACGAGGCGCCCAGCGAGGACCTCGCCAGCTTCGCGGGTGGTGGCATGACGGGCGGCATGTCGGCGGCCGGGTATGACTCGGACGACTCCTACGAGGGGCTCGCCCCGCCGCCTCCCGCGCCCCGCCGTCCTGCGTCCGAGGACCACGGCCGGGTGCTGCGCGTGGACGAGCTCAACCGCCCCGAGCGCATGGGACGCCTCAAGGACGCGATGCTCCAGGTCTGCGAGGCGCTCGCGTACATCCACGGCCATGGGCTCGTGCACCGGGACCTCAAGCCGTCCAACATCATGGTGGACGAGGACCGGCAGGTGCGGCTGATGGACTTCGGCCTCGCCAAGTTCCTCGCGGACGACGTGGCCATCACCGAGGCCGGGAAGATGGTGGGCACGTACCGCTACATGGCGCCGGAGCAGATTCTGGGTGAGCCGCTGGATGGGCGCTCGGACCTGTACAGCCTCGGGGTCATCCTCTATGAGCTGATGAGCGGGCGGCCCCCCTTCGACGCGAAGACGCCGCACGAGCTCTGGCGTCAGGTGCTGGAGACGGAGCCGCCACCGGTGCTGGCGCTGAACCTTCACGGGGACCCGCAGCTGGCACGCGTGGCCCACCGCCTCATCCGCAAGGAGCCGGACGACCGGTTCCAGACGGCCGAGGAAGTCTACGAGGCTCTTTCCGAGTGA
- a CDS encoding RluA family pseudouridine synthase translates to MNPPKLHTLTVDAGKAGQRVDLFIGEALGLSRARLKRLFESGAVKVNGRTAKKGLTLVAGQQIAVEVEDETREAVPDTDFPLVVLHEDSELVFVDKPAGRPSHPLQSGETGTVANALVARFPECAQASVDPREGGLCHRLDVETSGVLVAARTREAWTAVREAFGGRTVDKRYVALVTGPLTDEGDIDVPLRHHPRHPDRVEPAPYGAEDAREAVSRFKVLARTGEHSLVEVQILTGVLHQVRAHMAGVGAPIVGDTLYGGREAPGLGRFFLHARSLSLPHPRTQRQLRVSSPLPPELRAELERLGLPLSSLREG, encoded by the coding sequence GTGAATCCCCCCAAGCTGCACACCCTCACCGTGGACGCCGGCAAGGCGGGCCAGCGGGTGGACCTCTTCATTGGCGAAGCCCTCGGCCTGTCGCGCGCGCGCCTCAAGCGCCTCTTCGAGTCCGGCGCGGTGAAAGTGAATGGCCGCACCGCCAAGAAGGGCCTCACGCTGGTAGCCGGCCAGCAGATTGCGGTGGAAGTCGAGGACGAGACGCGCGAGGCGGTGCCCGACACCGACTTCCCGCTGGTGGTGCTGCACGAAGATTCGGAATTGGTGTTCGTGGACAAGCCCGCGGGCCGGCCGTCGCATCCGCTGCAGTCCGGTGAGACGGGCACGGTGGCCAACGCGCTGGTGGCGCGCTTCCCCGAGTGCGCGCAGGCGTCTGTGGACCCGCGCGAGGGCGGGCTGTGCCACCGGCTGGACGTGGAGACGTCCGGCGTGCTGGTGGCGGCGCGCACGCGTGAGGCGTGGACGGCGGTGCGTGAGGCCTTCGGCGGACGCACGGTGGACAAGCGCTACGTGGCGCTGGTGACGGGGCCGCTGACGGACGAGGGCGACATCGACGTGCCGCTGCGCCACCACCCGCGCCACCCGGACCGCGTGGAGCCCGCGCCTTACGGCGCCGAGGATGCGCGCGAGGCGGTGTCGCGCTTCAAGGTGCTGGCGCGCACGGGCGAGCACAGCCTCGTGGAGGTGCAGATTCTCACCGGCGTGCTGCACCAGGTGCGCGCGCACATGGCCGGCGTGGGCGCGCCGATTGTGGGTGACACGCTGTACGGCGGGCGCGAGGCGCCGGGCCTGGGCCGCTTCTTCCTGCATGCCCGGTCGCTGTCCCTGCCCCACCCGCGCACGCAGCGGCAATTGCGCGTGAGCAGCCCCCTGCCTCCGGAGCTGCGCGCGGAGCTGGAGCGCCTGGGCCTGCCGCTGTCGAGCCTGCGCGAGGGCTGA
- a CDS encoding secondary thiamine-phosphate synthase enzyme YjbQ, with product MKTLTEYLWFETKERRELVRLTDTVAALVRKSGIQEGMVLVSAMHITAGVFVNDDEPGLHEDIWEWLQTLAPFGPDYRHHRTGEDNGDAHLKSMLVHHQVVIPITAGKLDLGPWQQVFYAEFDGQRRKRVIVKVMGA from the coding sequence ATGAAGACCCTGACCGAGTACCTGTGGTTCGAAACCAAGGAGCGCCGCGAGCTCGTCCGTCTCACCGACACGGTGGCCGCGCTGGTGCGCAAGAGCGGCATCCAGGAAGGGATGGTCCTCGTTTCGGCCATGCACATCACCGCCGGGGTCTTCGTCAACGACGACGAGCCCGGCCTCCATGAAGACATCTGGGAGTGGCTCCAGACGCTGGCGCCCTTCGGTCCCGACTACCGCCACCACCGCACCGGCGAGGACAACGGCGACGCACACCTCAAGTCCATGCTCGTGCACCACCAGGTCGTCATCCCGATTACGGCCGGGAAGCTGGACCTGGGGCCATGGCAGCAGGTGTTCTACGCCGAGTTCGACGGACAGCGCCGAAAGCGCGTCATCGTGAAGGTGATGGGCGCGTAG